Sequence from the Deinococcus radiotolerans genome:
GGGTCAGGCCGTTCGCCTGCGCCTGGCGGGCCTTGGCGGCCACGACCGCGTCCGTCTCGGCGTGGTAGTCGCGGCGTTCGCTGTGGCCCACGACGGCGTACGTCGCGCCGACGTCCTTGAGCATCGCGGCGCTGATCTCGCCGGTGTACGCGCCGGATTCGTGCGCGGACACGTCCTGCCCGCCGAAGCCCACGCCGGCCGGGAGGTTCGCGGCCAGCGCGCTGAGCGTCACAGCGGGGGCCATGACGGCCAGTTCCGCCTCGCCTGCCGTGAGTTTCTCCCCGAGTTCCTGCGCCCAGGCGCGGGCCTCGGTGGGGGTCTTGTTCATCTTCCAGTTCAGTGCCAGCAGGTTCTTCATGTCAGTTCCTTTTGCAGTTGCTTCAGCACCTCGGTCGTGTCGCCCTGCCAGATGGTGGACGCCATGAACGGGCGGAAGCCGAGTTCCGTGTTGATTTTCAGCATGGGGCCGTTGCTGTCCGCGTTCTGCGTGCGGATCTCGCGGGCGTGGGGATTCAGGCGCTGCGTGGCCTGCACGTTCGCGGCCTTTAGCCAGCGGCCCAGGCTGTGGCCCCGGTGTTCCGGCCGCACGCCCGTATTGCCCTGCGCGACGATGCGCGGCTGCGCGGGCCGCCACGACACGTCCGTCAGGCCGACCAGCGTGCCGTCCGGGGCGCGCACCACCGCGACCACTGACGTGCGGCCCCCGGCGCGGGCCAGGGTCTCCATGGAGCGCACCTCTTCCGGCGTGGTGCGGTGGTCCTCGACGTCCAGGTCGTCACGCGGGGCGCTGTTCATGACGTTCAGCAGCTCCGCGTAGGCGTCCAGGTCGGCGTCCGGCACGCCGTCCGTCCAGACCTCCAGGGTGTACCCGTCGTCCGGGCGGGTCGTCCAGGCGTCCAGCAGGCCCTCGGGCACGTCGGACAGCAGCAGGCGGTTCACGTGGTTGCTCAGGCCCGGCTGAAACCCGGCGCGGCGTGCAAATACGTCCCCGGCGGGGACGCGGTCGTTCGTCTGTGCCATCAGCAGCGTCCGCCCGCGCACCTGCATGGCCTGCGCCGCGTGCCCCAGCAGCGTCCGGCCAAGCCCGCGCCCACGCGCGGCAGGGGAGACCATGAGCTCCAGCTCGGCCAGATGCTGGTTGTCCCCGACCGTGAACAGCTGCGTGCGGGCGTGCGCCACGATCTGCCCGTCCTCCTCCACCGTCCAGAAGTCCAGTTCCAGGATGGGCGGGAGGTGCTGCATCTGCCCCCAGATGTTCGCCGGGTCGGCGGGCGGATCGTCCGGGTGAGACTCGGCTCGCAGGCGGTTCAGGTGCGCCACCAGGGCGTGCGCGAACTCCTCGGTCAGGGCGGTGTGGTCCCGGTGCTGGACGGCGACGGAAGTTGTGGTCATGGTGCCTCCCAGCATGTCACGGGCGGGTGCGGCGGCGCGGCGAAGGTGAGCAGGGGGGCGTGGGGCCTCCCCGGTGCGGGTTTACTTCATCGCCTCGACGCCGGGCAGCGCCTTGCCTTCGAGCAGTTCCAGGCTGGCGCCGCCGCCGGTGCTGATGTGGTCGATCTGGTCGGCCTTGCCGCTCTTGTTGATCGCGCTGACGGAATCCCCGCCGCCCACGACGGTGTACGCCTGGTTCTTCAGGCTGCCCACGGCGGCCGCGACGGCGTTCGTGCCGCCCGCGAACTTCTCGAACTCGAACACACCCAGCGGGCCGTTCCAGAACACGGTCTTCGCGTCTTTCAGGGCCTCGCTGTACAGCTTGACCGTCTCGGGGCCCGCGTCGAGGCCCTGCCAGCCGTCGGGGATGGCATTGCTGGCGACCACCTGGGTGTTCGCGTCCGCGCTGAAGGCGTCCGCGGCGATCACGTCGACGGGCAGCATGATCTTGTCGCCGTACTCGCGCAGCAGCCGCGCGGCGAGGTCGAGCTGGTCGTCCTCGTGGATGCTCTCGCCGATCTTCCCGCCCTGCGACTTGATGAACGTGTACGCCATGCCGCCGCCGATCAGTAGTTTGTCCACGCGGGGCAGCAGGTTCTCGATGACCTTGATCTTGTCGCTGACCTTCGCGCCGCCGATGATCACCACGTAGGGCCGTTCGGCGCCGCTGAGCAGCTTGCCCAGCGCGTCCACCTCAGTCTGGAGCAGCGTGCCCGCCGCGTGGGGCAGCTGCGCCGCCACGCCGCTCACGCTGCTGTGCGCGCGGTGGGCACTGCCGAAGGCGTCCAGCACGAACGCGTCGCCCAGGCGGGCCAGCCTGCCGTTCAGGCCACTGTCGTTCTTCTCCTCACCGGCGCTGAAGCGTACGTTCTCCAGCAGCGCCACCGCACCCTCGGGCAGTGCCTGCACGGCGGTCAGGGTCTCGTCGCTGTCGGCGGTCCCGGCGATGAACGTCACGGGGCGGCCCAGCACCTTCTCCAGCACGGGCGCCACCGGCTTCAGCGAGTACTTCTCCTCGGGGCCATTTTTCGGGCGGCCGAAGTGGCTCATCAGGATCACGTTGCGCGCGCCCGCGTCCAGCAGCGCGTTCACGGTGGGGAGGCTGGCGGTGACGCGCGTGTCGTCCTGCACCACGCCGTCCTTGACGGGAACGTTGTAATCCACGCGCACCAGCACGCGCTTACCCTGCACATCCAGCTGACTGAGGTTCTGCATGTCGTCTCTCCGGGGAAAAAGGTGATGGTTGACAGAGGATGGACGGGCCACCGCTCTATCAACCATCAGGATGGAACGGTCAGCCTTTCTGCTGAACCAGCTGCACGAGGTCGGCGATGCGGTTGCTGTAGCCCCACTCGTTGTCGTACCAGCTGAAGAACTTCACGAGGCTGCCCATCGCCATGGTCAGGCCGCCGTCGATGATGGCGCTGTGGGGATCGCCCACGATGTCCGAGAGCACGATGGGATCTTCGGTGTACGCGATGATGCCCTTGTGGCTGCCCTCGGCGGCCTTGCGGAACACATCGTTGACTTCCTCGACGGTCACGTCACGCTTGAGGATCACGACGACGTCGCTGATGCTGCCCGTGGGGGTGGGCACGCGCAGGCTGGTGCCGTCGAACTTGCCCTTCAGCGCGGGGTACACCTGCGACACGGCCTTGGCGGCGCCGGTGCTGGTGGGGATGATGTTCACGGCGGCGGCGCGGGCGCGGCGCAGGTCGCTGTGCGGCAGGTCCAGCACGCGCTGGTCGTTCGTGTAGGAGTGAACGGTGGTCATGATGGCCTTCTCGATGCCGAAGGCCTCATCGATGAGCTTCATGGGCGCGCCGAGGCTGTTGGTGGTGCAGCTGGCGTTGCTGATGATGTTGTGCTGCGCGGGGTCGTAGTCCTGCTCGTTGACGCCCAGCACGACGCTGATGTCCTCGCCCTTGGCGGGCGCGGTGATGATGACCTTTTTCGCGCCGCCCTGGATGTGCTTGCCCGCGCCGTCACGGCTGGTGAAGATGCCGGTGGATTCGATGACGATGTCCACGCCCATCTCGCCCCACTTGATGTTGGCGGGGTCGCGTTCGGCCAGCGCGTGGATCTTCTTGCCGTTCACGGTGAGGCTGGTGTCGTCGTACTCGACGGTGCCGTCGAACTTGCCGGCGGTGCTGTCGTACTTCAGGAGGGTGGCGAGCGTCTTGTTGTCGGTCAGGTCATTGATGGCGACCACTTCAACGCCGCGAGCTTCCAGAACACGGAACACCAGACGGCCGATGCGGCCGAAGCCGTTAATCCCTACTTTCATGCTGTGCCTCCAGTCGTGAGGGCCGCCCCCTGTGCTGGGGCGGGTGACCTCGCATGTCGCAGTGTAACCCGGGTCTCAGGTGTGGCGGTTCGTGTCACCTGTACACCAAGCGCTTGATGGACCGGGTTCAAGAAATCCGGGTGATGGGAGGAGCGCTCCAGAAGGGCCTCCCCAGCCGATCAGGACCCGGCCAGCACGAACGCCACGTCCACCGTCACGGAATCGCTACTGCCCGGGTAACGCACGTCGAAATCAAACGGATTGAACTTGAACTGCGCGCTCACGTTCACCTTCCCGCCCTGCAACGTCGCCTTGACGGGCACGCTGATGCTCTTCGCGGTGCCCTTCACGGTCAGGGTCCCGGACGCCGTGGTGGACAGCGTCTGACCCTCGACCAGCTTCCCGCCCGTCAGTTTCTCCAGCTTGAAGGTCGCATTCGGGAATTTCGCGGTGTTTAGCGCCTCCGCGCCCTTGGCATGCGTGTCGCGCAGACCGATCCCGGTCTTCAGGTTCACCACCGGAACGGTGACGCTGCCCGTCGTGGCCGCCAGGTTCGCCGGATCCAAATCCACGCTGGCGGTTACGCCCGAGATGCTGCCTCGCACCGGGATGAAGCGCACCGTGTGCGTGAAGGTCGCCGAGCCGTCCGTGGACCGGTACGGCGCGGCCCCGGCCAGCCCAGCCAAGCTCAGAAGTCCCGCTGCGAACGCTGCTCGTGTCATACCCAGATGGTGACCTGCCCAGGTGAAGCGCACGTGAACCTGCCCGCGCCGCCACACCCGGCGTCCAGCACAGCCTCTTCACGTGACCCTCCTGCAAGAAAAACGTGCCTCGCCCGGTCCTACCCTGACCGGATAGTCCCCGCACCGCCGGGAGCGCCACCGGAGGCCCACCATGCGCCGTATCCTCTGCCTGCTCGCCCTGTCCGCACCCTGCTCGGGCCTCGCCACGCCTGTCACCATGCAGTTCCGCCTTACGGTCCGGCCCGCCTGCGAACGTTGGACCGCCACCGCCGACACCCTCACCCTGCGCTGCACCCGGGACTACCATCCCGCGGACCCGCGCGCCCTGCCGGAACTTCAGGGTCAGCTGCCGCCGGGCGAGTGGACCCTGCGGGACTCCAGCGCGGCCCCCACCGGCGGCACGCTGAACACCTATGTCCTTACCCCGGGCAGTGGCGCGGCCCCCACCGACTTCTACTGAACGCCGGACACCCGGTTCCGTTGCGCGGCCCTCACCGCTGATCAGACGCCCCGGGAAGCGCGCCGGGTATCCGCGTCATACTGCTCGGCATGAATGACGACCTTCTCGTGATGAAGTTCGGCGGGACGAACATGCAGGACTCGCGCGCCATCCGCCACAGCGCCTCCCTGGCCGCCCGGTCCATCCGCGAGGGCGTGAAGGTGGTCGTCGTGGTGTCCGCCATGGCCGGCATCACGAACCAGCTGCTGAAACTCGCGGACGCCGCCCAGTCCGGCGATATCGCCGCTGCCAACGACGAGATCGCGCTGATGCGCACGCGGCACTTCACGGCCGCGCAGGAACTCGGCGCGGCGCCCGACAGCGGCACCGTCCGCGAGATCCGCGAGATGCACGAGACGCTCCGGCAGGCGGTGTACGGCGTGTACCTGCTGCGCGAACTCACGCCCCGCAGCCGCGACCTGATCGTGGCGTTTGGTGAACGCCTCAGCGCGCCCCTTATGAGCCTGGCGCTCGAACAGGACGGTCTGCGCGCCCACCACCTCTCGGGCGGCGAGGCCGGCATCCTCACCGACAGTCACTTCGGGAACGCCAAGCCCATGCCGAACACCTACGAGCGCGTCAAGGACCGCCTCAGCGGTCTGCTGTCTGCCGGGGTCACGCCAGTCGTGGCGGGCTTCATGGGCGAGACGGAGAAGGGCGCCATCACGACCCTGGGACGCGGCGGCACGGACTTCAGCGCGACGATCATCGGCAAGGCCCTCGGCGCAGACGAGGTGTGGGCGTGGAAGGACGTGGACGGCGTCATGAGTGCCGACCCGCGGGTCGTGAAGGACGCCCGCAACATCGAGGTCCTGTCGTACGGGGAGGTGATGGAACTCGCGTACTTCGGCGCGAAGGTCCTCCACCCCCTGGCCGTCACGCCCTTACAGGAGAGCGGCATTCCCCTGCGCGTGAAGAGCGCGGCCGATCCGGACTTCCCCGGGACACTCGTGCAGGCCCAGCCGCGCGATGAGGCCGGGCACCCCGTGAAGGCCGTGACCGCCATCCGCAACGTCAGCATCATCAATGTGAGCGGCGCGGGCGTGCTGGGTATCCCCGAAGTGATCGCCAGCGTGTTCGACGCAATCGCCCGCGAGAACGTCACGCTGCTGATGGTCTCGCAGTCGTCCAGCATGAGCAACGTGTCACTGGCCGTGCAGACGGTGGACGCGGAACGTACCGTGAACGCCCTGCGCGCCGGCGTGAGCTTGGAACTGCGGGTCGAGGAACAGCCGGGCGTGGCGGTCCTGGCCATCGTGGGCAGCGGCATGCGCGGCCAGCGGGGCGTGTCCGCGCGGATGTTCACCGCGCTGGCTGATCAGGACGTGAACGTGCTGATGATCTCCCAGGGCAGCAGCGAACTGAACGTCTCCGTGGCCGTTGAGGGCACGCACGTGGACGCCGCCACGCTGGCCGTGCACCGCGCCTTCGACCTGGGCACCCCCACGCCGGCCTGACCCGGGCGCCTCAGGTGGCGGTGGGGCGCGTGTCCCGCTCGCCACCTGGACTTTTTTTCAGCTGCGGCCAGCGCCGGGTCATGATCAGGTGCGCGCCGCCCACCCACGCCACACTGGCCATGAAGCCCGCCAGGACGTCCGACGGGTAGTGCACGCCCAGGTAGTTGCGGCTCGCGCCGATCGCCACGGCCCACAGCACCCCGAATACCGCGACCGGCCACGCTGCCCGGGACCGCCAGAAGATCAGCGCCAGCGCGAACCCGAACGCGGCGTTCGCCATGGCGTGCCCACTGGGAAAACTGAAGCCCGGTTCGGTCAGGACGGCCATCAGTTGGTCCGGGCGGGGCCGCTGGAAGATGATCTTCGCCACGAGGTTCAGCAGGGTCGCGCCCGCCACGGCGGTCACCAGGAACCAGCCGTGCGCTTTGCCCTGCGCCTGCCCCAGCAGCCACGCGATGGCCAGCACCACGAACGGCAGCACGACCGCGCCGCCCAGCTGCGCCAGAATCTCGCACAGCTGCGTGAGACCGGGCGTGCG
This genomic interval carries:
- a CDS encoding GNAT family N-acetyltransferase, encoding MTTTSVAVQHRDHTALTEEFAHALVAHLNRLRAESHPDDPPADPANIWGQMQHLPPILELDFWTVEEDGQIVAHARTQLFTVGDNQHLAELELMVSPAARGRGLGRTLLGHAAQAMQVRGRTLLMAQTNDRVPAGDVFARRAGFQPGLSNHVNRLLLSDVPEGLLDAWTTRPDDGYTLEVWTDGVPDADLDAYAELLNVMNSAPRDDLDVEDHRTTPEEVRSMETLARAGGRTSVVAVVRAPDGTLVGLTDVSWRPAQPRIVAQGNTGVRPEHRGHSLGRWLKAANVQATQRLNPHAREIRTQNADSNGPMLKINTELGFRPFMASTIWQGDTTEVLKQLQKELT
- a CDS encoding phosphoglycerate kinase: MQNLSQLDVQGKRVLVRVDYNVPVKDGVVQDDTRVTASLPTVNALLDAGARNVILMSHFGRPKNGPEEKYSLKPVAPVLEKVLGRPVTFIAGTADSDETLTAVQALPEGAVALLENVRFSAGEEKNDSGLNGRLARLGDAFVLDAFGSAHRAHSSVSGVAAQLPHAAGTLLQTEVDALGKLLSGAERPYVVIIGGAKVSDKIKVIENLLPRVDKLLIGGGMAYTFIKSQGGKIGESIHEDDQLDLAARLLREYGDKIMLPVDVIAADAFSADANTQVVASNAIPDGWQGLDAGPETVKLYSEALKDAKTVFWNGPLGVFEFEKFAGGTNAVAAAVGSLKNQAYTVVGGGDSVSAINKSGKADQIDHISTGGGASLELLEGKALPGVEAMK
- the gap gene encoding type I glyceraldehyde-3-phosphate dehydrogenase produces the protein MKVGINGFGRIGRLVFRVLEARGVEVVAINDLTDNKTLATLLKYDSTAGKFDGTVEYDDTSLTVNGKKIHALAERDPANIKWGEMGVDIVIESTGIFTSRDGAGKHIQGGAKKVIITAPAKGEDISVVLGVNEQDYDPAQHNIISNASCTTNSLGAPMKLIDEAFGIEKAIMTTVHSYTNDQRVLDLPHSDLRRARAAAVNIIPTSTGAAKAVSQVYPALKGKFDGTSLRVPTPTGSISDVVVILKRDVTVEEVNDVFRKAAEGSHKGIIAYTEDPIVLSDIVGDPHSAIIDGGLTMAMGSLVKFFSWYDNEWGYSNRIADLVQLVQQKG
- a CDS encoding YceI family protein translates to MTRAAFAAGLLSLAGLAGAAPYRSTDGSATFTHTVRFIPVRGSISGVTASVDLDPANLAATTGSVTVPVVNLKTGIGLRDTHAKGAEALNTAKFPNATFKLEKLTGGKLVEGQTLSTTASGTLTVKGTAKSISVPVKATLQGGKVNVSAQFKFNPFDFDVRYPGSSDSVTVDVAFVLAGS
- a CDS encoding aspartate kinase — its product is MNDDLLVMKFGGTNMQDSRAIRHSASLAARSIREGVKVVVVVSAMAGITNQLLKLADAAQSGDIAAANDEIALMRTRHFTAAQELGAAPDSGTVREIREMHETLRQAVYGVYLLRELTPRSRDLIVAFGERLSAPLMSLALEQDGLRAHHLSGGEAGILTDSHFGNAKPMPNTYERVKDRLSGLLSAGVTPVVAGFMGETEKGAITTLGRGGTDFSATIIGKALGADEVWAWKDVDGVMSADPRVVKDARNIEVLSYGEVMELAYFGAKVLHPLAVTPLQESGIPLRVKSAADPDFPGTLVQAQPRDEAGHPVKAVTAIRNVSIINVSGAGVLGIPEVIASVFDAIARENVTLLMVSQSSSMSNVSLAVQTVDAERTVNALRAGVSLELRVEEQPGVAVLAIVGSGMRGQRGVSARMFTALADQDVNVLMISQGSSELNVSVAVEGTHVDAATLAVHRAFDLGTPTPA
- a CDS encoding phosphatase PAP2 family protein; the encoded protein is MFPRSRHEFIPFIQQHWRALLTLLLSVMVPLGLFAHLTHEVFREGGFAWDQAVLNWYAARRTPGLTQLCEILAQLGGAVVLPFVVLAIAWLLGQAQGKAHGWFLVTAVAGATLLNLVAKIIFQRPRPDQLMAVLTEPGFSFPSGHAMANAAFGFALALIFWRSRAAWPVAVFGVLWAVAIGASRNYLGVHYPSDVLAGFMASVAWVGGAHLIMTRRWPQLKKSPGGERDTRPTAT